The genomic DNA AAAAAATGATTCAATTTTACTTTTCCATATTTTTATTAGTAGTGCTTACATTTTTTGCACTTTTATTAGATGCACCAGAATTGGCTTCTTTAATACAAACATTTTAGAAAAAGATAAATCAGCATTTTTACTGATTTACTTTCTTTATATGTATGGCGTAGGTTTAACTTATTGAATCGGAGGGATCAAATGATTGACAGTCCACCAGAGGAATCAGATTAAAAAAAATTTACATCTAAATAAAACTAATGCTAAATAAGGAATGAATCTTCTATTAGAAATTCATTCCTTTTTTAATTATTTTAAAAACGTTAAATTATGAATATTAAATTTTTAAAATTAGAAAGTATTCATATTGAAATAATTAGATGTCAAAGTCACTTGTAGAAAGTGGCAAACTTTACCTGAATCCAAAACCAGTTTTTTGTTCTTCCTTTTCTTCCCATTCATTCATAATTAGTTTTAATAAACTTTTAACTTCTAAATTCGAAGTATCAGTATCTTTTTGAAGATTTATACAAATGTTTTTTATTTCTTCATAAGCATCATCTATTAATATTGTTTTTTGGTCTGGATTAGCCATAGAATTTTAAAATGCTCCATTACAGTTAAAACCACTGCAGTTAATAACCCTAAAAATATTCATTAAAAAGTTGTGGAATCTTTCATCATAAAAAAACGCCCAGGTTGTAAATATAGCAAAACCAGAGACCGCGAAAGCAGCATATTGGAGCCAATGTATACCAAAGCTGTCTAATCCATTTTTATCAAAATCAGAGTTACTCAATTGTTTTTTTTCTTATAATAAAAATTTTTTTTTTAAAAGGCGAGTTTGTTTTGAACGAGAGATTTATTTTCTTTTAAACTTTAATAAATTGATAATTTAAATAAAACCAGGTATTATCCACCCAAAAAAACCGTAGTTCACTATTAAAGCTAAAAAACCAATCATAGCTAATCTCCCATTTGTTATTTCTGCATTTTTCCAAAATTTACCCATATAATTTTTTATTTTTTTAGAATTTTTATCTATCAAATAATTTGGTTCTAAAGGTTCCTGTAGCCTTTTTAAGGCGTATAAGGAAAATTGAATTGTAATTGCTATGATAACAACTATAAAACTAGTAAGAGCATCCATTTTTATATTCCCTATGAGATCGATTAGTAAGCCAAAGAATAAATGACAGTTGTTTGTATCAAACATTTCCTTATTTCTGTGTTGTTGAAAGAGGAAACCTTAACTTGAATTATTAACAAATGTAACATATTTAAAAAAAAATAGTATGAATTCTTACTTTTTCTTTGGATTTCACATTATTAAAGACTAAAATGTCACATTTATGTATCAATTATATCCTAAGAGTAGTCTTAATTTAATTGCAGAATTGTACTTAAAGTTTTATTCTTCTAATCATATAAAGTTCAGAAGAATTTTTACTATGAACGTTAATTTAATATATATTTATAACTAAATTTATTACTTCTGTTTGATTTCCGGAAGGTAAAATTTATTGCCTAATGTATAACCAATTGACATCAGTACGAACCCAACAAGTTGAGGTAAATGAGAATTTGCTAGAGAGATTTTTTCAATCATTTCTCAATCTATAAATTTCTATAATAATAAAAATTTTTTAATACTGTAAGTCTATTTTCTTTTTGATTCTTTAATTTCCCCAGATTTTTTTAACGAATTAACAAGCCTTTCATTTTCTGTTTTTAAATTTTCTAATGCAGATTTTGTGAATTGTTCTTTAGCCTCAAATTTTGCTGAACTTATAACTTTTTTATTGGGCAATTTTTTCTTCTGTTCTGGATTCATATTAAATATATTTTTAAAAATTTTAGAAGTTATTATTCTTGTATTAGGTATTATTTTTTACAGTTTTCTTGTTAATAGTATTTGTTTACATAGACAAATTAATCTTTATCTTGTGGGAGCCTTATCCATCCAGAAGTCCATTCTGATTTTAGTTTTGCCCATAGGATCCTTTTAATATCTTTTTTATTTTTGGTAGGAAAAATATCAACCCATCTATCTTCATTTTTACCACCATAAGCTTTAACTTGAAAATGCCTATTACCATTAATAGTCTTTGGTGCTGTCCAACAAAGAGTAGGAGGCCATTTCATGAGAAATTTTAAAAGTTGAAAAAACTAAAGGTTGCTTTGCCCAGTCAAAACTAAACCATAATAAGCAATCGTACCGAGGATAAGTACGATACCTAGTATTCTAATAATCATGCTTTAATATTTTTAAATTAAAATTACATTAAAATGGTTTTATAAATTTGAGTTGAAGATTTAATATTTTCTAATTTTTACTTTTTTTATTTCTAACTATGGAGTGGCAAGATTCAGGATGCCATTCATTCTGAATTTTGCCAATAAAATCATAAATAAATGAATCGGGACATCCAGTTTCTTTTTAAAGTTCTGAAAGTTCTTCTTTAATGAATTCATATACGCTTATTACCCCTAAATTTTCTTCTTGGCTGGGAGCCCATTCTTTATTATCCATTAATATTGTTTAAATTATTTTCCACAATATCGTAATAGGTTATATCTCCATAATCAGCATCCGAACAACATAAATCTCCATATAAATCCTCTAACAATTCGTACGCATCTGAATACTTATCAAAACTTTGAGCGGTTAATTCATCATCTTTTCCATCAATTCTAACTATTTTGTAGGTCATATCTTACTTAAATGCCAAAAGTATTTTTTT from Prochlorococcus marinus str. GP2 includes the following:
- a CDS encoding TIGR02450 family Trp-rich protein; translation: MKWPPTLCWTAPKTINGNRHFQVKAYGGKNEDRWVDIFPTKNKKDIKRILWAKLKSEWTSGWIRLPQDKD
- a CDS encoding chlorophyll a/b-binding protein, which translates into the protein MDALTSFIVVIIAITIQFSLYALKRLQEPLEPNYLIDKNSKKIKNYMGKFWKNAEITNGRLAMIGFLALIVNYGFFGWIIPGFI